GAGCTGCACGGTGTGCGGATCTTCGCCGACCTGGTCCCCGGCGGGGTGCTGGACGGCGACCCGGAGGCCGTGGAGTCGCTGATCGCGCTGGAGTCGGCGGCCGCCGTCCATCCGGTGCTGCGCGACCTGGCCACCCAGCTCCACCTGCTGGCACGCGGATAACCTCCCCGGGTGAGCAGGAAGCAGCAACTCCATCGGCCCGGTCCGCCGCCGGGTCCCCTCGCCGACGACACCGGCTGCGGCGTCCTGCACGTCGACATGGACGCGTTCTTCGTCAGCGTCGAGCTGCTGGAGCGTCCGGAGCTGCGGGGCCGTCCCGTGGTCGTCGGAGGGGCCGGCGGCCGGGGCGTGGTCGCCGCCGCCTCGTACGAGGCGCGCGCGTTCGGGGTCCACTCGGCGATGCCGATGACCCGGGCCCGCCGGCTGTGCCCGCGGGCGGTGGTCCTGCCGCCCCGCCACGAGCGCTACACCCGCGTCTCCGCCGCGGTGATGGAGATCTTCCGTTCGATCACCCCGCTGGTCGAGCCGCTGGCCCTGGACGAGGCGTTCCTGGACGTCTCCGGGGCCGAACGGCTGCTGGGCCGCCCCGCCGCGATCGGCCGGCTGATCCGCGAGCAGGTCGCCGAGCAGCAGGGCATCACCTGTTCGGTGGGGGTCGCCTCTACCAAGTTCGTCGCCAAGCTCGCCTCCACCCGCTGCAAGCCCGACGGGCTGCTGGTGGTGGCCGCCGACCGGGTGGAGGAGTTCCTGCACCCGCTCCCGGTGGCGTCCCTGTGGGGCGTGGGGGAGCGCACGGAGGAGCAGTTGCGCCGGCTGGGCCTGCGGACCGTCGGCGACCTCGCCCGCGTCCCGGTGGCCACGCTGCGCCGCGAGCTGGGCAACGCCGCGGGCGGGCACCTGCACGACCTGGCCTGGGGCCGCGACCCCCGGCCGGTGACCGCCTCCGTGCCCGACAAGAGCATCGGCGCCGAGGAGACGTTCGACCACGACATCGACGACCCGGAGCTGATCCGCCGCGAGCTGCTGCGGCTGTCGGAACGGGTCGGCGCGCGGCTGCGGACCGCCGGGCTCTCCGGCCGGACGATCAGCGTCAAGCTGCGGTCCGCCGACTTCACCACCCTGACCCGGGCCCGCACCCTGCGCGAGGCCACTGATCTTTCTCGTGTGATCTATATCACAGCATGTGAACTGTACGAGGCGGCCGGTCTGGATCGGGTACGACTGCGGTTGGTGGGTGTGCGCGTGGAGAACCTCGCCACCACCGGGCGTACCCCCCGTCAACTGGCCCTCGATGAGCCGGAAACCGGCTGGCGGGAGGCCGAACAGGCGATGGACAGGGTGACCCGCAGGTTCGGCCGGGGGGCGGTCCGCCCTGCGGCGCTCGTCGACCGTTCGGGCGACGACGGTGACATGTGTGACAACAGAGACTCCAGAGCATGAACGGGCCTCGTGTGACGGCTCGTGGGTGGCCTCCGGGTGGACGTTTCCTTTCGAACACTCGTGGGGCCTCGTATTGTGGGCATATCACCGTTGAGTTCTCCGTCCGTCGTCGGAATCCCCGAGACGGGGCTGTCGTTGGGAGGCGCCGTGCCGCTCTCTGAGCACGAGCAGCGTCTGCTCGACCAGATCGAGCGGGCGTTGTACGCCGAGGATCCGAAGTTCGCGCACGCCGTCCGGTCCAAGGATCCCCAGGTGCACTACAAGCGCCGGATCGTCAAGGCGGTCCTCGGCTTCGTGCTGGGGGTCGTGGTGCTGATGACGGGCCTCGTCATCAATGCCGGCACCACGACCATCGCGATCAGTGTCACCGGCTTCCTGCTCATGGTCGTCGCCTGCGTGTGGGGCCTGACCAGTTGGAAGCGGATGACCGGCGTGGGCAACGAACCCGATCCCGGCACCCGCTCGCGCCCGAACGGCGGCGGCCGCCGCTCCCGCACGGGCTTCATGGAGCGCTTCGAGGAGCGCTGGCGCCGCCGCACCGAGGGCGACTGACCCCCCGGTCGGCCCGCCCCCCGGCAGGCCGACCGGCCACCCTCCCCCCACCCCCGAGGCCCCGCCCGCAGGACCCACCGTCCCGCCCCGAGCCCCCGGCCCCCACCACGGACGCCCCCCAACGCGCCCGCCACCCCGACACGCCCCAACCCACCCCCAGCCGATCCCGCCCCCGCCCGACGCAGAACCCACCGCCCCGGCTCCCGTTCGCGGACGCCCTCCGGCGCGCCCGTGACCTCGACAGGTCCCCCTCCAGATTCGGTCGATCCCGCTCCCTCACGCCCGCAGGACCAAACGGTCCCGCCCCGGGCCCGCGCCGCGCCACGGTCGACGCCGGCGTGCCGGCGACCTCGGCACGCCCCACTCCGGACCCGGGGGATCCCGTCGCCGCCCGCCCGCAAGCCAGCCGCCCCGTCCCGCCTCGGGCTCCCGTCGCGGACGTACCCCGGCGCGAGCGACCTCGGCACGCCGCACTCCAGAGCCAGCCGATCTCATCGCCGCCCGCGTGCGACCCGCCGCCGCGTCCCGCCTCGGACGTATCCCGGCAGCGCCCGTGACCCCGGCAGATCCCACTTCAGACTTGGCCGATTCCGTTCCCGCCCGCAGGGGCCCTACCGCCCGGAGCCTGGGCCCCCCGGCCACGGATGCACCCCGGCGCGCCCGTGATTTGGCGCGCACTCCAGAACCGGCGGATCCCGGCCTCCCCAGGACGGTCCTCGCCCGGCCGATCCGTCCGGCCACGACCCCGCATCGCCGCCATGAAGCGGCCACCCGCTCAAGCGGTCGGCGGGACGCCTGCCAGCCGACCGGCCGGCCGATCGACCGCCGTCGACACTCGTGAACCGCTTCGTCCGCGCCGGTGGCTCGCGGGTTCGGTGCGGTGTGCTCGGGTGGTCAGCGGCGGGAGGTCAGGCGGGACGTGAGGCGGCGGAGGCGGGAGGTGCCGAGGCGGTCGACGGCGTCGAGGGCTCGGGAGCCGGTGTCGCGGAAGTTCTCCAAGGTGGAAGGGGGGGCCAGGCGGGCGCGCCAGCGGGTGCGGCGGTCGACGGCGGCGTCGAAGGCGGTGCGGATGATGCGGACGTCCTCGCGGAGCGTGGTGGTGGGGCCCGGTGCGGGGGCGTACCGGGCGCGTTCCTCGGCGCGGGCCACCCGGTCGAGGGCGGCGGCGGCCGGGGGGTCCAGCTCCAACTGGCCGGTGAGGCGGCGGGCGGTGGCGCGGGGGCTGTCGCCGGGTCGCCAGGGCAGGCCGTGGTCGATCGCCTCGGCGCGCAGTTCGAGCCAGGCGGCGTGGGCGGCGTCGGCCGCCTCCGTCGGGTCGGCCGACGACGGGACGTCGTGCGGTCGGTCGCCGGACGGTCGCGCACCGGGCGGCCCCGGCGGGCCGCTCGAGCCGGGTGGGCCGCCGGGCGCGGCGCGGGGTGTCAGCGCCCGGGACCAGCGACGTCGACGGGCCAGCATCCGGGCGAGCATCGGGGCCACCGGCAGCAGCAGCACCAGCGGGAGCGCCGGCAGCCAGACCGGCAGGCCGCCGTCGTCGGACTCCAGGTCCGGGGCGAGGGCGCCCTCGCCGCCGTCGACGCGGCGGTTGGGGGCGGGCGCGGCGGCCCCCGGCGTCGTCGAGGTGGACGGGGACGGCGCGACCGACGTGCCGTCGCTCGGCTCCGGCCGCGCCCCGGCGGTCTCCCGCCGGGTGTAGGTCGGCACGGTGGCGCTGCCCTGCCCGGTGGCCCCGGCGGGGGTGGGCTCGAAGCGGACCCATCCGGCGCCCTCGAAGTACAGCTCCGGCCAGGCGTGCGCGTCGCGGGAGCGGACCGTCCACTCGGCGGAGGCGCCCCGCGAACCGGACGTGTAGCCCAGCGCCACCCGGGCCGGGATCCCCAGCAGACGGGCCATCAGCGCCATCGACGCCGCGAACTGCTCGCAGTAGCCGCGCTTGGACACCAGGAGGAAGTCCACCAGGTCGTTGGTGCCCTTCGGGGCGGCGGGGGCCGTGTCGTAGACGAACCGCCCCTCCTGCGTGAACCAGTCCTGCAGCTTCTGCGCCTGCTCGTACGGCGACCGGGCGCCCGCGGTGACGGTGCCGACGAGCTGCCGGATCGGCTGAGGGATGTCGTTCGGGACGCGGACGTACCGGCGCAGCAGGTCCGGCGGGGGAGTCCCGGCGGCGTGGAGCTGGGCGGCGCTCGGTTCGGCGCGCAGGCTGGTGACCGTGTAGGCGCGCCCGGCGGCGTTGTCGCGCAGCGAGTACACCATCAGCGAAGGGGCGTGCACCCGCCAGTCGCCCTCGACCGACACCCGGGACGGCGCGTACGGGGCGGGCAGGAACGTCATGTTCCGCACCTCGTCGGCCACCGAGATCCGGGTGGTGACGGTGCGGGTGCGGGCCGACAGCAGACCCGGCGGGGAGGGCAGGCCGCGCCCGGCGATCCGGTCCCGGGGCGAGCTTCGCAGGGGGCTGTAGGTCCACCGGTTGCCGTCGAAGTCGTCCAGCGAGTACAGCCGCAGGTAGTCGGGCGAGGGGTCGTCGGTGCGATAGGTGAGGACCGTCTGGTCGGTCTGCCGGGTCAGCTCCCGCTTCAGGCCCACCAGCGGATCGGGCGTCGTCACCGTCTGCGAGCCGCCGGACCCGCCCGACTCGCCGAGCCCGAACGGCCCGCGCGGCTGGACGCCCGGCACGAAGGTCGGCACCGCCACCGCGATCGTCACCGCGGCCAGACCGAGCCGACGCCCGGTCGCCGACAGGGCACGCGAGTCCGGTCGCCGCCGCGGCGGCTCCTCGCTCCACCGGTGGGTGAGCACCGGCCGCCCCCAGCTCCCCACCTGCTCCCGCGAGTCGGCCAGCAGCAGCGCCAGGAACCCCGTCGCACCCAGCGCGAACGCCACCCAGCTCAGGCTCTCCTCGCGGATCGCCGCCGGCACGCTGTACAGGGCCAGCAGCGGCAGCCCGGCCGGGGCGGCCCGGCGCAGCCGCACCGCCAGCAGGTCCACCATCACCGCCACCGCGCCGATGCCCAGGGTCGCCAGCAGCTCGATGCCCGGACCCCGCGGCACCGGCGCCGCGTACCGGTTGGCCGCCCGCCAGCCCTCCTCGATCAGGACGTTCAACCGGCCCAGGGAATCCGGCGTGGGCACGATCCCCAGCAGCGCGTACCCGGCGGCGTACCGCGCCGTGACGTACACCAGGAGGGCTCCGAGCGCGGTGAGCGCCCCCACCGCCGCGGGCAGCCGGAACCGGCGCGTCACCACTCCCGTCGCGGCGACCGCGACGACGGCGCCGAACCCGGACCAGGCCCACCCGGAGCCCTCGAACAGCGGGTAGAGCCCCAGGGAGCTCAGCAGGGTCGCCACCGCGGCGACGATCGTCAGGCGTACGCGCATGACCGGGCTCCGCCCTTCCGCATCGTGATCCGCCGGTCGCTCATGTCCGGCCCCGCGCCGGCTCCTCGGCCGTCTGCTCGGCGGCGGTCCAGGCGGCCGGCAGCTCGGCGGCCGACGCGACCACCGCCACCCGCCATCCGGCGGCGCGCAGCACGCGGGCGGTCGCCCCGCCGAACGAACCGTCGGGGGACCCCAGCGGATCCACCAGGATCGCGACATAGGTGGCGGTCCCACGCCGGGCCGAGGCCACCGCGCGCGCCTCCTCCGGGTCCAGCAGGCCGAAGACCGCGATCACCAGGCCCTCGCCCTCGCGTCCCGGCCCCACCCGTCCGCCCAGCGCCGCCAGCCCCGGCGTCAGCGACCGCACCGCGGACTGGCGGGCCACCGCCAGCGTGTCCAGCAGGGCGCCCTCGAACGACACCGAGTGCGGCAGGGTCTCGCCGGCGTCCGTGACGAACCGCAGCCCCAGCCCCGTCCGGCTCAGATGCACCCCGAGGGAGGCGGCGACCGACACGGCCTGCTCGAACGAGGCCCCCGGGCCCTCCCCGACGTGCGCCCGGCGGCGGGTGTCCAGGAACAGCGTCCCGCTGCTCCGCCAGTGCTGCTCCTCGCGGCGCACCATCAGCTCGCCGCGCCGCGCCGTGGAGCGCCAGTGCACGCGGCGCAGGTCGTCGCCGTGCCGGTACTCGCGGGGCGTCACGTCGTCCTCGCCCGCCGCGGCCACTGCCCGCGCCAGGCTCTCGCCGCCGCCGGTCCAGCCGCCCGCGAGCCGCCCGGCGGGCAGGTCCACGATCGGCGGGGTGACCGTCAGCCGGTCGGCGAGGCTGAACGAGCGGACCAGCTCCACCAGCCCGAACGGGTCGGCCAGCCGGACCGTCAACGGCCCGACCCGGTAGCGCCCCCGCACGTCCGACCGGACCCGGTAGCCCAGCTCCCGGGAGCCCTGCGGCTCGATCCGGTCGACCACGAACCGGGCCCGGCCGCCCAGCGCGTACGGCACCCGGTCCTCGACCAGCAGCAGTCCGCCGGGTAGTCGCGACACGTTCTCCAGCCGCAGGTCGACGCGCGCCTCATGGCCGACCGGCAGCCGCGGCGGGTCCAGCCGCCGGGCGCACGCCAGCCGGTACCGGGTGCGGGAGACGACCACCGAGGACAGCAGCGGCAGCGACAGCACGAGGATCCCGGCGCGCAGCAGGTCCCGCTCGCCGAGCACGAACGCGCACGCGATCGCCGTCAGCCCGGCGGCCACGAAGGACCGGCCCCGGGTGGTCAGACCGCCCAGCGCTCTCTTCAACGTTCGGCCCTTCCCTGAATGGGGGTCGCGGGGACGGGTCTCAGCGCCGGGGGCCGGGCACCGGCAGCCGGCCCACCAGGTCGGTCACCACCTGCTCCGGCAGCCGCCGCTCGATCTGCGCCTCGGCGGTCGGCAGCAGCCGGTGCGCCAGCACCGGGACCGCCAGCGCCTGCAGGTCGTCGGGCACCACGTAGTCGCGGTCGTCCAGCGCCGCGTACGCCCGGGCCGCCCGCACCAACTGCAGCGTCGCCCGGGGGGAGGCCCCCAGGCGCAGGTCCGGATGGTTGCGGGTGGCGGTGATCAGGTCCACGGCGTACTGCCGCACGCCCGCCGCCATGTGGACCCGGTGGACCACGCCGACCAGCGACCGCACGTCGGCCGCGTCGGCGACCGGGCGCAGCCGGTCCAGCGGGGAGGACCGGCCGTGCACGTCGAGCATCTCCAGTTCGGCGGCCTGGTCGGGGTAGCCCATGGAGATCCGCGCGGTGAACCGGTCGCGCTGGGCCTCCGGCAGCGGGTACGTGCCCTCCATCTCCACCGGGTTCTGGGTGGCGATGACCATGAACGGCGCCTGCAGCCCGTAGGTGACGCCGTCCACGGTGACCTGCCGCTCCTCCATGCACTCCAGCAGCGCGGACTGGGTCTTGGGCGAGGCGCGGTTGATCTCGTCGCCGACGACGATGTTGGCGAACACCGGGCCCGGCTTGAACTCGAACTCCCGCCGCTCCTGGTTGTACGCGCTGACACCCGTGATGTCGCTGGGCAGCAGGTCCGGGGTGAACTGCACGCGCCGCACCGAGCAGTCGATGGAGCGGGCGAGCGCCTTGGCGAGCATGGTCTTGCCCACGCCCGGCACGTCCTCGATGAGCAGGTGCCCCTCCGCCAGCAGCACCGTCAGCGCGAGTCGCACGGCCTGCGGCTTGCCCTCGATGACCGACTCCACGGCGTCACGGATCTTGGCGGCGACCTGGACGAGGCCCTCCGGCCCGGGTCCGTCGGCTCGGGACGCGCCGCCGGCGGGGGGGTTCACAGATGACTCGCCGTGCGTCCCTACTGTCACGAACCCTCCTCAGCCACCCCGGCCCCCGCGCCGGACGCGCCCGGGCCGGGGCCCATGGCACGGCCTGCCGCGAGGCGGTGTGCGTCTTTTGTGTGCCTAAACGACAGTACGTCGTCCCGTCGTTCCGCCGCGATGATTCGCTCGCGGCGCGAGGGTCATCATTCTGCCGCCCTTGGGGGATCGCCGCCGACTCGACGCGTTCCCGGTGCTTCGTCCCGGCGTCCGCGTCGCGTCCCGCTTCCCCCACTTCGCCCCACCGGGGCCGTGAGATCCTCCGCGCCGAGCCGGGGGAGGGTTCCCCCTCGGCCGGGGCCGGGCGCGGGCCCCTCGCGGTGCCCCACTCCACACCACCCCGATTGACCTGCGGCTTTGTCGCGAGAGACGGAACGGTACAGGGGTTTTGACAGTTGACGGTGGGGAAGAGTGGAGTAGAGTGGGGCGCCGTGGGGGCCGGTCGCGCCCTACGCGGCGCGGGGAGGTGGGCCGGTGTTTCTGGGCACCCACACTCCGCGCCTCGACGAGAAGGGACGACTGTTCCTGCCGGCGAAGTACCGCGAGGAGCTGTCGGGGGGATTGGTGATCACGAAGGGCCAGGAACGCTGCCTGTACGTCTTCCCCATGGCGGAGTTCCAGCGCATCACCGAGGCTCTGCGCACCGCACCGGTCACCGACAGGGCCCTGCGAGCCTACAGTCGGGTCTTCTTCGCCGGCGCCTCCGACGAGGCCCTCGACAAACAGGGACGGATCACCGTCCCGCCGCCGCTGCGCACCTACGCCGGGTTGACGCGCGACTGCGCCGTCATCGGGGCCAACACCCGCCTGGAGATCTGGGACGTCCAGGCCTGGGAGAGCTACCTGGAGCAGGAGGAGCAGGCGTTCTCCGACCTCTCCCAGGAGGTGATGCCCGGGGTGCTTTGAGCTTCCACACGCCGGTCGCAGCGACCGGTACGGCCGACGTTCGGCCAGGTCTCCACCCGCTCTCCGGCCAGCTGACGCAGCTTCCCCGGTGTCAGGTGGCACTCCCTCCCCGCGGCGACGCGGCGGGCTTCCTCAAAGGGCAGCGGATGGGGACCTGGCCGGACGAGGCGGCCGGCCCTCGGGGGCTCCCGCGGGGACCGCGCGGCGG
The DNA window shown above is from Thermomonospora umbrina and carries:
- a CDS encoding DNA polymerase IV; the encoded protein is MSRKQQLHRPGPPPGPLADDTGCGVLHVDMDAFFVSVELLERPELRGRPVVVGGAGGRGVVAAASYEARAFGVHSAMPMTRARRLCPRAVVLPPRHERYTRVSAAVMEIFRSITPLVEPLALDEAFLDVSGAERLLGRPAAIGRLIREQVAEQQGITCSVGVASTKFVAKLASTRCKPDGLLVVAADRVEEFLHPLPVASLWGVGERTEEQLRRLGLRTVGDLARVPVATLRRELGNAAGGHLHDLAWGRDPRPVTASVPDKSIGAEETFDHDIDDPELIRRELLRLSERVGARLRTAGLSGRTISVKLRSADFTTLTRARTLREATDLSRVIYITACELYEAAGLDRVRLRLVGVRVENLATTGRTPRQLALDEPETGWREAEQAMDRVTRRFGRGAVRPAALVDRSGDDGDMCDNRDSRA
- a CDS encoding DUF3040 domain-containing protein; this encodes MPLSEHEQRLLDQIERALYAEDPKFAHAVRSKDPQVHYKRRIVKAVLGFVLGVVVLMTGLVINAGTTTIAISVTGFLLMVVACVWGLTSWKRMTGVGNEPDPGTRSRPNGGGRRSRTGFMERFEERWRRRTEGD
- a CDS encoding transglutaminase TgpA family protein yields the protein MRVRLTIVAAVATLLSSLGLYPLFEGSGWAWSGFGAVVAVAATGVVTRRFRLPAAVGALTALGALLVYVTARYAAGYALLGIVPTPDSLGRLNVLIEEGWRAANRYAAPVPRGPGIELLATLGIGAVAVMVDLLAVRLRRAAPAGLPLLALYSVPAAIREESLSWVAFALGATGFLALLLADSREQVGSWGRPVLTHRWSEEPPRRRPDSRALSATGRRLGLAAVTIAVAVPTFVPGVQPRGPFGLGESGGSGGSQTVTTPDPLVGLKRELTRQTDQTVLTYRTDDPSPDYLRLYSLDDFDGNRWTYSPLRSSPRDRIAGRGLPSPPGLLSARTRTVTTRISVADEVRNMTFLPAPYAPSRVSVEGDWRVHAPSLMVYSLRDNAAGRAYTVTSLRAEPSAAQLHAAGTPPPDLLRRYVRVPNDIPQPIRQLVGTVTAGARSPYEQAQKLQDWFTQEGRFVYDTAPAAPKGTNDLVDFLLVSKRGYCEQFAASMALMARLLGIPARVALGYTSGSRGASAEWTVRSRDAHAWPELYFEGAGWVRFEPTPAGATGQGSATVPTYTRRETAGARPEPSDGTSVAPSPSTSTTPGAAAPAPNRRVDGGEGALAPDLESDDGGLPVWLPALPLVLLLPVAPMLARMLARRRRWSRALTPRAAPGGPPGSSGPPGPPGARPSGDRPHDVPSSADPTEAADAAHAAWLELRAEAIDHGLPWRPGDSPRATARRLTGQLELDPPAAAALDRVARAEERARYAPAPGPTTTLREDVRIIRTAFDAAVDRRTRWRARLAPPSTLENFRDTGSRALDAVDRLGTSRLRRLTSRLTSRR
- a CDS encoding DUF58 domain-containing protein; its protein translation is MKRALGGLTTRGRSFVAAGLTAIACAFVLGERDLLRAGILVLSLPLLSSVVVSRTRYRLACARRLDPPRLPVGHEARVDLRLENVSRLPGGLLLVEDRVPYALGGRARFVVDRIEPQGSRELGYRVRSDVRGRYRVGPLTVRLADPFGLVELVRSFSLADRLTVTPPIVDLPAGRLAGGWTGGGESLARAVAAAGEDDVTPREYRHGDDLRRVHWRSTARRGELMVRREEQHWRSSGTLFLDTRRRAHVGEGPGASFEQAVSVAASLGVHLSRTGLGLRFVTDAGETLPHSVSFEGALLDTLAVARQSAVRSLTPGLAALGGRVGPGREGEGLVIAVFGLLDPEEARAVASARRGTATYVAILVDPLGSPDGSFGGATARVLRAAGWRVAVVASAAELPAAWTAAEQTAEEPARGRT
- a CDS encoding AAA family ATPase — protein: MNPPAGGASRADGPGPEGLVQVAAKIRDAVESVIEGKPQAVRLALTVLLAEGHLLIEDVPGVGKTMLAKALARSIDCSVRRVQFTPDLLPSDITGVSAYNQERREFEFKPGPVFANIVVGDEINRASPKTQSALLECMEERQVTVDGVTYGLQAPFMVIATQNPVEMEGTYPLPEAQRDRFTARISMGYPDQAAELEMLDVHGRSSPLDRLRPVADAADVRSLVGVVHRVHMAAGVRQYAVDLITATRNHPDLRLGASPRATLQLVRAARAYAALDDRDYVVPDDLQALAVPVLAHRLLPTAEAQIERRLPEQVVTDLVGRLPVPGPRR
- the mraZ gene encoding division/cell wall cluster transcriptional repressor MraZ, coding for MFLGTHTPRLDEKGRLFLPAKYREELSGGLVITKGQERCLYVFPMAEFQRITEALRTAPVTDRALRAYSRVFFAGASDEALDKQGRITVPPPLRTYAGLTRDCAVIGANTRLEIWDVQAWESYLEQEEQAFSDLSQEVMPGVL